One genomic window of Misgurnus anguillicaudatus chromosome 12, ASM2758022v2, whole genome shotgun sequence includes the following:
- the trim47 gene encoding E3 ubiquitin-protein ligase TRIM47 isoform X1: MATAGDSRGELQKELVCSICLDYFDDPVILKCGHNFCRMCILMHWEENGGDDVGYQCPECRMVFAKMGFTKNYLVKNLVDKLRDFDYLKTCRPSAPPKPVKMDGKCERHHEELKLYCHTDRKAICVVCRESRAHRRHDVAPVPEVVEDMKSELKLRLIKLNWQKSMCSRVKSADEQAKTDVKLKKQALKEKIEEDVGALVQFLLDEKDDLLERLETEAIVTVGLLDENLKRVENEAAKVDKAIAEIQNQLCDDTNFENISNSYSSPCHVNLDVQASSCPPDFSEFTGPFQLIMWKKMMHVLHTMPQNLTLDLDTAHPSLAITDFDTKVEEGRVRVQEPDMPQRFTRFFGVLATAQYSSGQHYWEVDVRDKGVWYLGVTTEYSNRKGFVNLSPSAGYWSLCLQDRLYANEEDSRVPVADYWNSPRVGVFLDYDRGHVTFFDAVTMKRIYNFVTFFDEPVSPFFSPGKNDPGSRLQICHFY; this comes from the exons ATGGCGACTGCAGGAGACTCAAGAGGGGAACTGCAAAAGGAATTAGTCTGCTCAATTTGCCTCGATTATTTTGACGACCCCGTGATTTTAAAATGTGGCCACAATTTTTGTCGCATGTGCATTTTGATGCACTGGGAAGAAAATGGAGGCGACGATGTGGGTTACCAATGTCCGGAGTGCAGGATG GTGTTCGCCAAAATGGGTTTCACCAAGAACTACCTGGTGAAGAACTTGGTGGATAAACTGAGAGACTTCGATTATCTAAAGACGTGTAGGCCCTCTGCGCCCCCAAAACCAGTGAAGATGGACGGCAAATGCGAGCGACACCACGAGGAACTCAAATTGTACTGCCATACGGACAGAAAGGCCATCTGCGTGGTGTGCCGAGAGTCTAGAGCCCACAG acGCCATGATGTTGCTCCTGTTCCGGAGGTTGTTGAAGACATGAAG AGTGAGCTAAAGTTAAGACTCATTAAACTGAACTGGCAGAAGTCCATGTGTTCAAGAGTAAAAAGCGCAGATGAGCAAGCCAAAACTGATGTCAAG CTCAAAAAACAAGCCCTGAAGGAGAAGATCGAGGAAGATGTTGGTGCCCTGGTTCAGTTTTTGCTGGATGAGAAGGATGATCTCTTGGAAAGACTGGAGACTGAAGCAATAGTCACCGTCGGACTGCTAGACGAAAACTTGAAGCGTGTGGAGAACGAGGCAGCCAAGGTGGACAAGGCCATTGCGGAAATTCAGAACCAGCTTTGTGATGACACTAACTTTGAG AATATCAGTAATTCCTACTCAAG CCCCTGCCATGTCAACCTTGATGTTCAGGCCTCTTCCTGCCCTCCAGATTTCTCCGAGTTCACAGGTCCTTTTCAGCTCATCATGTGGAAGAAGATGATGCACGTTTTACACACCA TGCCACAGAACCTAACTTTAGATCTGGACACCGCTCACCCCTCGTTGGCCATCACCGACTTCGACACCAAGGTGGAAGAGGGTCGTGTGCGCGTCCAGGAGCCCGACATGCCGCAACGGTTCACGCGTTTCTTTGGGGTCCTCGCCACCGCTCAGTATTCCAGCGGCCAGCACTACTGGGAAGTGGACGTACGGGACAAGGGTGTCTGGTATCTGGGCGTCACCACAGAGTACAGCAACCGCAAGGGCTTCGTCAATCTTTCACCCTCCGCCGGCTACTGGAGCCTGTGTCTTCAAGACCGGCTATATGCCAACGAAGAGGACTCGCGTGTGCCCGTGGCGGACTACTGGAACTCGCCTCGCGTCGGTGTCTTCCTGGATTACGACAGAGGCCACGTTACTTTCTTCGACGCCGTCACCATGAAGCGCATCTATAACTTTGTTACGTTCTTCGACGAACCCGTGTCGCCTTTCTTTAGCCCCGGGAAAAACGATCCAGGCAGCCGACTGCAAATATGTCATTTCTACTGA
- the trim47 gene encoding E3 ubiquitin-protein ligase TRIM47 isoform X2, with protein MGFTKNYLVKNLVDKLRDFDYLKTCRPSAPPKPVKMDGKCERHHEELKLYCHTDRKAICVVCRESRAHRRHDVAPVPEVVEDMKSELKLRLIKLNWQKSMCSRVKSADEQAKTDVKLKKQALKEKIEEDVGALVQFLLDEKDDLLERLETEAIVTVGLLDENLKRVENEAAKVDKAIAEIQNQLCDDTNFENISNSYSSPCHVNLDVQASSCPPDFSEFTGPFQLIMWKKMMHVLHTMPQNLTLDLDTAHPSLAITDFDTKVEEGRVRVQEPDMPQRFTRFFGVLATAQYSSGQHYWEVDVRDKGVWYLGVTTEYSNRKGFVNLSPSAGYWSLCLQDRLYANEEDSRVPVADYWNSPRVGVFLDYDRGHVTFFDAVTMKRIYNFVTFFDEPVSPFFSPGKNDPGSRLQICHFY; from the exons ATGGGTTTCACCAAGAACTACCTGGTGAAGAACTTGGTGGATAAACTGAGAGACTTCGATTATCTAAAGACGTGTAGGCCCTCTGCGCCCCCAAAACCAGTGAAGATGGACGGCAAATGCGAGCGACACCACGAGGAACTCAAATTGTACTGCCATACGGACAGAAAGGCCATCTGCGTGGTGTGCCGAGAGTCTAGAGCCCACAG acGCCATGATGTTGCTCCTGTTCCGGAGGTTGTTGAAGACATGAAG AGTGAGCTAAAGTTAAGACTCATTAAACTGAACTGGCAGAAGTCCATGTGTTCAAGAGTAAAAAGCGCAGATGAGCAAGCCAAAACTGATGTCAAG CTCAAAAAACAAGCCCTGAAGGAGAAGATCGAGGAAGATGTTGGTGCCCTGGTTCAGTTTTTGCTGGATGAGAAGGATGATCTCTTGGAAAGACTGGAGACTGAAGCAATAGTCACCGTCGGACTGCTAGACGAAAACTTGAAGCGTGTGGAGAACGAGGCAGCCAAGGTGGACAAGGCCATTGCGGAAATTCAGAACCAGCTTTGTGATGACACTAACTTTGAG AATATCAGTAATTCCTACTCAAG CCCCTGCCATGTCAACCTTGATGTTCAGGCCTCTTCCTGCCCTCCAGATTTCTCCGAGTTCACAGGTCCTTTTCAGCTCATCATGTGGAAGAAGATGATGCACGTTTTACACACCA TGCCACAGAACCTAACTTTAGATCTGGACACCGCTCACCCCTCGTTGGCCATCACCGACTTCGACACCAAGGTGGAAGAGGGTCGTGTGCGCGTCCAGGAGCCCGACATGCCGCAACGGTTCACGCGTTTCTTTGGGGTCCTCGCCACCGCTCAGTATTCCAGCGGCCAGCACTACTGGGAAGTGGACGTACGGGACAAGGGTGTCTGGTATCTGGGCGTCACCACAGAGTACAGCAACCGCAAGGGCTTCGTCAATCTTTCACCCTCCGCCGGCTACTGGAGCCTGTGTCTTCAAGACCGGCTATATGCCAACGAAGAGGACTCGCGTGTGCCCGTGGCGGACTACTGGAACTCGCCTCGCGTCGGTGTCTTCCTGGATTACGACAGAGGCCACGTTACTTTCTTCGACGCCGTCACCATGAAGCGCATCTATAACTTTGTTACGTTCTTCGACGAACCCGTGTCGCCTTTCTTTAGCCCCGGGAAAAACGATCCAGGCAGCCGACTGCAAATATGTCATTTCTACTGA